From a single Oncorhynchus tshawytscha isolate Ot180627B linkage group LG29, Otsh_v2.0, whole genome shotgun sequence genomic region:
- the LOC112252989 gene encoding palmitoyltransferase ZDHHC23-B isoform X1 produces the protein MKKRANKALEQDEPLCCCEYVDRQGERSHVAACCCDCEDLDDACDRWLKKEPQKANSLSHLVTVMTDRLRVPWFWGGARRVDLSVLPPLLLLPVLLHVAALHFLLGIVVLTALPVLVLWYYYVTHRKKGRTLFFLSLSLFSLGYMYYLFLTEIFPRGGVGLTQLGTVTLGVALTLAALVHTKREPRYIWPHPAYVHSTVTYHSPPPDRDPGHNGVGQEVMLANRGSGSEQQGQGVEQMDSGQSRNWCSVCRVLRPPRAGHCRICDICVLRLDHHCVWINSCVGQSNHRSFLLTLLLFLLTSLYGISLVLRSVCPQQNLVTALVYCPGVYNQHSSALCFTCAWYSCIVTSGLLHLLVLQLINVSYNVTEREARTALRDKTAHSLYWGLVVDTGVYSHGFRGNWAEFLTMGEGPDAPWPSLTDLV, from the exons ATGAAGAAGCGAGCCAATAAGGCGTTGGAGCAGGATGAGCCTCTGTGCTGCTGTGAGTATGTGGACCGTCAGGGGGAGCGGAGCCATGTGGCAGCCTGCTGCTGTGACTGTGAGGACCTGGACGATGCCTGTGACAG ATGGTTGAAAAAAGAGCCCCAGAAGGCCAACTCACTGTCCCATCTGGTTACTGTGATGACCGACCGCCTCCGTGTTCCCTGGTTCTGGGGTGGAGCCCGGCGTGTTGACCTATCGGTGCTCCCCCCGCTGCTCCTACTTCCTGTCCTCCTACACGTCGCAGCCCTTCACTTCCTGTTGGGTATAGTTGTTCTGACTGCTCTACCGGTCCTGGTTCTATGGTACTACTATGTCACCCACCGCAAGAAGGGCCGGACCCTGTTCTTTCTCAGCCTGAGTCTGTTCTCTCTGGGCTACATGTACTACCTCTTCCTCACCGAGATCTTCCCCAGGGGGGGTGTAGGGCTGACCCAGTTGGGCACAGTGACCTTGGGGGTGGCCCTGACTCTGGCTGCCCTTGTCCACACCAAGAGAGAACCTCGCTACATATGGCCACACCCGGCTTACGTCCACAGCACAGTGACCTATCACAGCCCTCCACCGGACAGAGACCCCGGCCACAACGGGGTCGGGCAGGAAGTAATGCTTGCCAATCGGGGTAGTGGGTCGGAACAGCAGGGCCAGGGGGTGGAGCAGATGGATAGTGGGCAGAGCAGGAACTGGTGCTCTGTGTGCAGGGTTTTGCGGCCCCCCAGGGCGGGACACTGCAGGATCTGTGACATCTGTGTCCTGAGGCTGGACCACCACTGTGTCTG GATAAACAGCTGTGTGGGCCAGTCCAATCACCGCAGCTTCCTGTTgacactcctcctcttcctgttgaCCTCTCTGTATGGGATCAGTCTGGTGCTGCGCAGCGTGTGTCCTCAACAGAACCTTGTCACCGCTCTGGTCTACTGCCCTGGCGTCTACAACCagcacag ctcAGCGCTGTGTTTCACCTGTGCGTGGTATAGCTGCATAGTGACTAGTGGACTACTACACCTGCTGGTCCTGCAGCTCATCAATGTCAGCTACAATGTGACGGAGCGAGAGGCGCGCACCGCTCTCCGAGACAAGACTGCCCACAGTCTCTACTGGGGCCTTGTCGTTGACACAGGAGTCTACTCACATGGTTTCCGTGGCAACTGGGCAGAGTTCCTGACCATGGGAGAAGGCCCGGACGCCCCCTGGCCCAGCCTCACTGACCTGGTGTAG
- the LOC112252985 gene encoding protein Aster-C, producing the protein MDQVSRSGVGTDVTDETASMGEYRWNSEDHEPVNPRSDPHGQCLAAPQALPAPTYKQRVDEFRKLFRELPESERLIVDYTCALQRDILLQGRLYLSENWLCFYSNVFWGTKIVLTLRDIKAMYREKTARLIPNAIQICTDSEKLFFTSFSAREKSYQGVFRMWQNTLMDKPLTSLELWLVVKQHYGNDLGLSHEEMESLQGSAESTTQTHTSLTMRPGGEDSGRLERPSTLRLQPGDQGSFEPNTPQGEDLPSPLGQSTANSRNADDAHSTSSQCTPDPSLDRSAPERVSKRSELSLDLNTNLDHFSEQSGSESAEEEERVCVSEQQGRLYVNKVFNISAEKMFELLFTDSHFIRRFMNIRKITNASFAPWQSEASGAMKRSLNYTITITNPLVGKFSTATENQILYKESREGQYYLVDAEVYTHDVPYHDYFYTQNLYCIIRHSKHKCRLRVYTDVKYKKQPWGLVKSFITKNSWSGLEDYFRHLESELMEEEAELNQGGGDHGKTIGGLRHRRRRTFSRTLQEHLNPSNQYRPDLDPHREGNTDPMDMKGPQWNVSTIVAGMSIIMLILTVLNLGLFFKLWAMEDVVTRMYLSTKNRLRERTESSFAPDFSHGPAPPHRTREETLLLKAVLQDSINLLEQLRCSLLVLQQNFVTNRTATPQ; encoded by the exons ATGGACCAGGTGTCCCGGTCAGGGGTGGGCACTGATGTCACAGACGAGACAGCCTCCATGGGGGAGTATAGGTGGAATTCTGAGGATCATGAG CCTGTTAATCCGAGATCCGACCCTCATGGCCAGTGTCTGGCCGCCCCCCAAGCCCTGCCTGCCCCCACCTACAAACAGAGGGTTGATGAGTTTAGGAAGTTGTTCAGAGAACTGCCTGAGTCAGAGAGACTCATTGTGG ACTACACCTGTGCCCTCCAGAGAGACATTCTACTGCAGGGACGCCTCTACCTGTCGGAGAACTGGCTCTGTTTCTATAGCAATGTGTTTTGGGGGACAAAG ATAGTCTTGACTCTGAGGGACATCAAGGCCATGTACAGAGAGAAGACCGCACGGCTGATTCCCAACGCCATTCAGATCTGCACAGACTCTGAGAAG TTGTTCTTCACTTCCTTCTCAGCCAGAGAGAAGAGTTACCAGGGAGTGTTCCGGATGTGGCAGAACACACTGATGGACAAG ccaTTGACTAGTCTGGAGCTGTGGCTGGTGGTCAAGCAGCACTATGGTAATGATCTGGGCCTGAGCCATGAAGAAATGGAGAGTCTACAGGGATCAGCAGAATCaaccacgcagacacacactag CCTGACCATGAGGCCCGGTGGAGAGGACTCTGGGAGGCTGGAGAGGCCGTCTACTCTGCGCCTCCAGCCAGGGGATCAGGGCTCCTTTGAGCCCAACACGCCCCAGGGAGAGGACTTACCCTCACCCCTCGGACAGAGCACCGCCAATTCGAGGAATGCG GATGATGCTCACAGCACCTCGTCTCAGTGCACTCCTGACCCATCCCTGGACCGCTCTGCCCCGGAGAGGGTCTCCAAGCGCTCAGAGCTCTCTCTGGACCTTAACACTAACCTGGACCACTTCTCTGAACAGAGCGGCTCGGAGAGCGCAGAGGAGG aggagagggtgtgtgtctcCGAGCAGCAGGGCAGGCTCTATGTGAACAAGGTCTTCAACATCAGCGCAGAGAAGATGTTTGAGCTGCTCTTTACTGACTCTCACTTCATACGAAGATTCATGAACATCAGGAAGATCACCA ATGCCAGCTTTGCCCCGTGGCAGAGTGAAGCGTCAGGCGCCATGAAGAGGAGTCTCAactacaccatcaccatcaccaaccCTCTGGTGGGCAAGTTCTCCACCGCCACGGAGAACCAG ATCCTGTACAAGGAATCCAGGGAGGGTCAGTACTACCTCGTCGACGCGGAAGTCTACACACACGACGTCCCGTACCACGACTACTTCTACACTCAGAACCTCTACTGTATCATCCGCCACTCCAAACACAAGTGTCGACTCAG GGTGTATACTGATGTGAAGTATAAGAAGCAGCCGTGGGGGCTGGTCAAGTCCTTTATCACCAAGAACTCCTGGAGTGGCCTGGAGGACTACTTCAGACACCTGG AATCGGAGCTGATGGAAGAGGAGGCGGAGCTGAACCAGGGAGGCGGAGACCACGGTAAGACAATTGGCGGGCTGCGTCACCGGCGGAGGAGGACATTCAGTCGGACACTACAGGAGCACCTGAACCCCAGCAACCAGTACAGGCCTGACCTAGATCCTCACAGAGAGGGCAACACAG ATCCCATGGATATGAAGGGTCCACAGTGGAACGTCTCTACCATCGTAGCTGGGATGAGCATCAT TATGCTGATCCTAACAGTACTGAACCTGGGGCTGTTCTTTAAGCTGTGGGCCATGGAGGACGTGGTCACACGCATGTACCTGAGCACCAAGAACCGCCTCCGGGAGAGGACCGAGAGCAG TTTTGCCCCAGACTTTAGTCACGGACCGGCCCCTCCACACAGGACCAGAGAGGAGACTCTGTTGCTGAAAGCTGTTCTACAGGACTCCATCAACCTACTGGAGCAG CTCCGCTGCTCTCTATTGGTGCTTCAGCAGAACTTTGTAACCAATAGGACAGCAACACCTCAGTGA
- the LOC112252989 gene encoding palmitoyltransferase ZDHHC23-B isoform X2, whose amino-acid sequence MKKRANKALEQDEPLCCCEYVDRQGERSHVAACCCDCEDLDDACDRWLKKEPQKANSLSHLVTVMTDRLRVPWFWGGARRVDLSVLPPLLLLPVLLHVAALHFLLGIVVLTALPVLVLWYYYVTHRKKGRTLFFLSLSLFSLGYMYYLFLTEIFPRGGVGLTQLGTVTLGVALTLAALVHTKREPRYIWPHPAYVHSTVTYHSPPPDRDPGHNGVGQEVMLANRGSGSEQQGQGVEQMDSGQSRNWCSVCRVLRPPRAGHCRICDICVLRLDHHCVCLVLRSVCPQQNLVTALVYCPGVYNQHSSALCFTCAWYSCIVTSGLLHLLVLQLINVSYNVTEREARTALRDKTAHSLYWGLVVDTGVYSHGFRGNWAEFLTMGEGPDAPWPSLTDLV is encoded by the exons ATGAAGAAGCGAGCCAATAAGGCGTTGGAGCAGGATGAGCCTCTGTGCTGCTGTGAGTATGTGGACCGTCAGGGGGAGCGGAGCCATGTGGCAGCCTGCTGCTGTGACTGTGAGGACCTGGACGATGCCTGTGACAG ATGGTTGAAAAAAGAGCCCCAGAAGGCCAACTCACTGTCCCATCTGGTTACTGTGATGACCGACCGCCTCCGTGTTCCCTGGTTCTGGGGTGGAGCCCGGCGTGTTGACCTATCGGTGCTCCCCCCGCTGCTCCTACTTCCTGTCCTCCTACACGTCGCAGCCCTTCACTTCCTGTTGGGTATAGTTGTTCTGACTGCTCTACCGGTCCTGGTTCTATGGTACTACTATGTCACCCACCGCAAGAAGGGCCGGACCCTGTTCTTTCTCAGCCTGAGTCTGTTCTCTCTGGGCTACATGTACTACCTCTTCCTCACCGAGATCTTCCCCAGGGGGGGTGTAGGGCTGACCCAGTTGGGCACAGTGACCTTGGGGGTGGCCCTGACTCTGGCTGCCCTTGTCCACACCAAGAGAGAACCTCGCTACATATGGCCACACCCGGCTTACGTCCACAGCACAGTGACCTATCACAGCCCTCCACCGGACAGAGACCCCGGCCACAACGGGGTCGGGCAGGAAGTAATGCTTGCCAATCGGGGTAGTGGGTCGGAACAGCAGGGCCAGGGGGTGGAGCAGATGGATAGTGGGCAGAGCAGGAACTGGTGCTCTGTGTGCAGGGTTTTGCGGCCCCCCAGGGCGGGACACTGCAGGATCTGTGACATCTGTGTCCTGAGGCTGGACCACCACTGTGTCTG TCTGGTGCTGCGCAGCGTGTGTCCTCAACAGAACCTTGTCACCGCTCTGGTCTACTGCCCTGGCGTCTACAACCagcacag ctcAGCGCTGTGTTTCACCTGTGCGTGGTATAGCTGCATAGTGACTAGTGGACTACTACACCTGCTGGTCCTGCAGCTCATCAATGTCAGCTACAATGTGACGGAGCGAGAGGCGCGCACCGCTCTCCGAGACAAGACTGCCCACAGTCTCTACTGGGGCCTTGTCGTTGACACAGGAGTCTACTCACATGGTTTCCGTGGCAACTGGGCAGAGTTCCTGACCATGGGAGAAGGCCCGGACGCCCCCTGGCCCAGCCTCACTGACCTGGTGTAG